The nucleotide window CGCGGCGAGTCCCGGGACAAGGTGGTCATCGACGGGCGGCTGCGGCAGCCGAACGGCGTCGTCGTCGCGGCCCCCCGGGTGGCCGTGGAGAACCTGACCGTGGAGAACAACACGCAGAACGGCGTACTCGTCACCGGTTCCGCCGCGGCGGTCGCCGGATCGCCCGGCCGCACCGGCGGTTACGACACCGGTGACGAGCCCGTCACCTTCCTGAAGTCGTTCCTGGTCTCCTACGTGACCGCGACCCGCAACGGGCTGTACGGCATCTACGCGTTCTCCGCGCAGAACGGTGTCATCGAGCACTCCTACGCCTCCGGCGGGGCCGACTCCGGGATCTACGTCGGGCAGTGCAGGCCGTGCCGGATCGTCGTGCGGGACAACGTCGCCGAACTCAACGCGGTCGGCTACGAAGGCACCAACGCCGGTGGCGAGATGTATGTCGTCGGCAACCGTCTCGTCGGCAACCGCGTCGGGCTCACCACCGACTCCGACCACCAGGAGAAGCTCGGCCCGCAGCGCGGCGCGGTCGTCGCCGGCAACCTGATCGCGGCCAACCAGCAGGCGGCCACGCCCGAACAGGCCGACGGCGGCTGGGGCATCGGCGTCGGGATCGACGGCGGCAGCGACAACGAGTTCACCCGCAACCGGATCACCGGCAACGTCACCGCCGGGCTGGTGCTGACCGCCACCGCCGACATGCCGCCGGACACCAACCGGATCACGGAGAACACCTTCGCGTCCAACGGCGTCGACGTCGGCTGGACGTTCCCCACCGCCACCCGCGGCCGGGGCAACTGCCTGCGCGGGAACGAGCTGCGGACGACGGCGCCCGAGCGCCTCGCCGACGTGGCGTCCTGCCCGGCCTCGTCCGCGTCACCCTCGCCGTCCGGCACCTGGGCGAAGCCGGCGGCGCCCGGCGGTATCCCGTTCACGGACGTGGCCGCGCCCGGCGCGCAGCCGCAGTTCCCGCACGCCACGACCGCCGGTGCCACCACCGTCCCGGCCGTGCCCGCGCTGCCGGACACCACGGGCGTCACGGTGCCGCCGGTGTCGCTGCTCGCCGACGGCGCGCGGGTGCCGGTCCGTTGAGCGGCGGCTACCGGGTCGGGGTGGTTCCGGGGACCGGGCGCACCGGGACGTACCGGTGGGTGTCGAAGTCGATGACCACCGGTTGCGGCTCGGAGGCGACGGTGGCCTGGACCCGGTACATGGTGCCGTCCGCGCCGATCCAGTAGCGCACGGTGCCGGAGGTACCGGCCTTGGTACGGGCGTCGGGCCCGGTCATGACGTCCGCCTGGTGGCCGCGTACCTCGGCCCGCCCGGTCCAGGCGGCGCCGTTCTGCGGCAGGAGTTCGGCGTTGTCGGGGCGGTCGCTGCCGAGTCCGAGCGCGATCGCCAGCGAGCTGTCCAGGGAGCTGCCGGCGGTCCGCAGCGGACGGCCGTACCAGCCGGAGGCGGGCGGTGCCGCCGGTGCGGTGGCGGGGGCGTCCGGCATGGGGCGGACCAGCACGGTGGTGGAGGTCCACTCGATCAGTCCGTCGCTGGACGTGTCGCGTCCGGTGCCGTGCACCACGCCGTAGCCGCGTTTGCCGCGGTAGTCGATGGAGCCGCTGATCACCAGCGTGCCGGCGGTCCCCGGCACGCTGATCGTCATCGCCCGTCCTCCCGCCTGGTAGTTGCGGAACCGTGTGATCGCCAGCCGGTCGGCCTCGTCCGGGGTCAGCGCGCGCCGACCCGCGTGGCCGTCACCGTTGCCGAGGATGACGACGGCGGCCACCGCGGCAGCCGCGACACCGACGGCGGCTGCCGCCCAGCGTGGTCGCGGCCACCGGCGCCGTTCCGTCGTGCCCCGTGGAAGACCTCCGCGTAATCTCATCGTCCGCACGCGGCGCGATGCTAACAGGTCGGCGGCTCACCGCAGTTGGGAACGGAGGCGTTGTCGCGACATGACGGGACGTCACCTCAACGGCACGTCGAGTTCCGACGGCGAGCCGGGCCGGGAGGTGAAGGTCACCGTGCTGCCGAGGGGTGAGGCGCTGGCGTAGAGGGGGTCCTGGGTGTCGATGACGACGGCCAGCCGGTGGCCGGCGGGGAGGTCGTAGGCCGTGGCGTACAGGGCGAGGTCGAGGGGGAAGGGGTGGCCCGGGGGACGGTGGGACCAGGTTCGGGGGGCGTGGGTGACGAGGGCGCCGAGGCCGAGGGGGTTGACGTCGTAGAGGTAGGCGATCGCCGTGCCGTCCGGGGCGGAGGAGGTGACCGTGGTGTGCAGGCGGGGTATGCCGCGGATGTGCTGGGTGGTGGCGTAGACGGGTGACTGCCACACCGCGGCGGCGGTGGCCGGCAGCAGGGGGATCTCGGCGAGCGGTGGTACGCCGGTGACCTGGTCGAGCAGGCCGGAGACCTCGATGGTGCCGGCGTCGGCTCCGGAGTCGAGGCCGCCGGTGACGGTCCGCGGTTCGGCCAGCGGGAGGCGCCGGGTGCGCGTGCTGATGTCACGCCAGTGCGCGTACTGCTCCTGGCGGCCGGAACGCAGCACGGTGAGCCGGACCGGGAGGCCGGTGTCGTCGGGGGCGCCCTTGAGGTGGTGGTCGAACCATCCCAGCGCGGTGGACCAGGCGGGGCCGGGCAGGCCGAACAGGCTCCCCGCCTCCTGGGTGGCGTGGTCGCCGGGGCGCATCACGAGGCGTTTGGGGACGGTCAGCCGCTGGTAGAAGGCGGTGATCTGGCTGGAGTTGAAGATGCTGTCGCCCCAGGCGTTCTGCAGCAGGACGGCGGTGCCGTGGGCGTTGATGCGGTCCGCGTAGGTCGACGGCGACCTGGTGCGGGCCCAGGCGCGCAGGCCCGGTATGTCGCGGTCGGCGAAGAGGTCGGAGACGGCGTTCCGCAGCGGCGGGCCGGGGCGGCCGGCGGGGAGCCGGATCGCGGTGAGGCCGGCCGCCGCCTGGAGGTGGCGGGTGTCGGCGCCGTCGAGCGAGTCGGTGAGGTCGCCCCAGCCGCTCATCGCGGCGACCGCCTTGAGCCGTGGTTCGAACGCGGCGCCCATCAGCGTGAGACCGGCGCCGAGGGAGAGCCCCATCATGCCGAGCCGCCCAGGGTCGGCCGGGGTGTGGGCGAGGGTCCAGTCGGTGACCGTGGAGATGTCGGCCACGTCCTTGGCTCCGGCGACGTCGACCTCGCCGCCGGAGAGCCAGAAGCCGCGCACCGTGTAGGTGACGGCGACGTAGCCCTCGGCGGCGAGGCGGCGGCCCTCCATGACGTATTCCAGGTCCGGCTGGCCCCAGGCGGCGGGCTGGACGACCGCCGGATAGCGGCCCCGTGCGTCCGCCCCGGGGGTACCGGGGCGGGGGTGAACACGTCGGCCTTGAGGACGATTCCGTCCTTCGCCGTGATGTCGGCCGTACGGAAGACGGGAGCGGCGGCCCGCGCGGCGGGTGCGGTGACGGTGACGGTCGCCGCGGCCAGGGCCAGCGCGGCGGCGCCCGCCGTACGGCGGGGCAGGCTCGCGCGGCGTGGGGTTCGGGTCATGACCGGCAGCGTAGGAGGGGCGGCGTCCGGCGCGGCAGGTGATCACCAGCCAAAGTTACCGACGGGTAGAAACCGGCCAGGCGCCGCCGCACGTACCGGTCCTCACGGCTCGGCGGGCAGTTGCTCCGGTACCGGGCGGATGACGGCGTACCCCTGGCGCGGCGAAGCGGCCAGCGCGCACCGGCCGGAGAAGACGACATCGGCCAGCGGAATCCGGCGGTGGTAGAAGCACAGGGAGGAGCCCACCTCGAAGATGTCGGCCGAGGCGACGAAGAACGGCAGTTCCTCGACGAGGTAGCGGACGCCCTGGTCGATCTGGGCCGGCCCGGGTTCCTGGTCGGGGCGCCGGGCGAGCAGCGCCTCCCGGCTCATGGCGCGGCAGGTGCGTCGCAGACCGGCGTCCACCCGCAACGCCGCCTCGCACTGCGCGAGAACACGCTGGTAGACGGGGTGACCGGCGAGGTCGGACATCATGTGGTGTCCGTCGGCGGGGCGCCGACCGCCCGCATCGTGCCAGGCCCGCAGCACCCGGTTACGCAACACGTTGGTCTCGCCGCGCACTTTCACCGAGGCCCGCTGCGGGGTGTATCCCAGGGCTTCGTAGGTGTGCGTCAGCGCGGTGTCGGGGATCACCACGTCGATGCGGCGGAACCCCTCGGTCAGCCAGACCAGCAGCTCGGTCAGCAGCGACGTCCGGAAATAGCTGTTACCGGGGCTCACCCCGAGGACGACGTGGTCCCTGTTGTGAACCACCACGCGGCAGGTTTCCGTCAACGGTTCCACGGAGAAGGACGTTCGATGCAGCACGCCTGGACCTACCTCTCCTCGTGCCCGCCCGCCGAACACGGCGGGCTGCCAAGGTGATGGCATGCGGATACCTCGAGGCGTTATGTCCCTCTCAGCGTATCCGGTGGTCGCCCGCCACGCCGACACGAACGCGACGCCGGGCATCCGCGCGGGGTGTCGAACGGGGCCGTTCGGCCCGCGGCGGACGCCGAACGGCCCTGGCCGCCACGCCGGGCGCGTCCCGGTGTGGACAAGGCAGCGATACGGCGGGTGGACGGTGGTGAGCGGCGTCCCGCCGCGGGTGAGGGGGCGCGGCGGGCGGGCCGGGGTTCCTGGGTGGAGTGGCTGACCACCACGGCCGGGGCTCCAGGTCCTGTCCGACGAGCAGTTCAACCAGGCGTTCACCACGCATGGTTCGGTGATGCTGCTGCTCCTGGCGATGCCCCCGCAAGGCGCCGCCGACTTCGGCTGGTTCGCCTACGCCCCGCTCTCCGGCGCTCGTTCGCGGGTCGGGCGGGTCCGGCCGGGGGTCAGGGGCGGGTGGGCGGAGGTGCGGGGTGGGTGCGGGTGGCGATGACGGCGGCCTGGACGCGGCGTTCGACGCCGAGTTTGGCCAGCAGGCGGGAGATGTGGTTCTTGACGGTCTTCTCGGCGAGGTAGAGGCGTCTGCCGATGTCGCGGTTGGTCAGCCCCTCGCCGATGAGCAGCAGGATCTCGCGTTCGCGTGCGGTCAGGTCCGCGAGGGCGTCCGGCTGCCTGGGGGTGTTGTCACCGCGCAGCCGGGCCATCAGGCGGGTGGTGGCGTCGGGGTCGAGCGTCGAGCGGCCGGAGGCGACCGTGCGCACCGCGCGAACCAGGTCGGTGCCGCTGATCTGCTTGAGCACGTATCCGCCCGCGCCGGCCATGACCGCGTCCAGCAACGCCTCCTCGTCGTCGAAGGAGGTCAGGATCAAGCAGGCCAACCCCGGTACTCGCGAGCGCAGTTCGCGGCAGACGGTCACCCCGTCACCGTCGGGCAGGCGCACGTCCAGCACCGCGACGTCGGGGCGCAGCGCCGGCACCCTGGCCAGTGCCTGCTCGGCGGTGCCGGCCTCCCCGACCACGGCCAGACCCGGTTCGCACTCCAGCAGGTCGCGCACCCCGCGCCGTACCACCTCGTGGTCGTCGAGCAGGAAGACCCGTACCGGTCCCCGTTCGCCCGAAGCCGTGGCGTCCGTCATGGCTCCCTCCCCTGATCGTCGGCGGCCCGCCGCCATCACACCACATCACCGCGAACCGCCACGCCGCCGCACACCGGACGGATCCGCGCATGGGCCCAACGTCCCCTGGGACCAGGGACGTTCGGCCCTTGCCCGCGATGGGCGACGCGCTCCTGCGGACGCGGCCGACCGGTCACCCGGTCTGTTCCGCGCCCCCTCCCCCGGCCGCCCGGAGCCTCCCCGCGCTCGGGCATACTTCCCGGCGGAGACCGATCGGTGAGGCGCGGGAGGGGCGGCGGCATGGCCGGCGACGACACGCTCGGCGCGGAGCGGAGGCGGCCCGCGGCGCCCCAACTACGGCTGGACGTCCTCCTCGACGCCTTGCAGCAGCACGTGGAACGGGTACGGGGCACCCGCGACCAGGTGCAGGCACTGCTGGACTCGGTGCTGGCCATCGGTTCCGACCTGGATCTGGAGACGGTGCTGCGGCAGATCGTGCAGTCCGCCGTCGACCTGGTCGACGCCCGGTACGGGGCGCTGGGCGTGCTGGGCGAGGAGGGCCGGATCCGCCGGTTCATCACCGTGGGCATGGACGAGGGGACCATCGCCGCGATCGGCCCGTACCCGCGCGGTGAGGGCATCCTGGGGCTGCTGATCCGCGACCCGCGACCGCTGCGCCTGCCCGATCTCACCCGGCATCCCGACTCCGTCGGCTTCCCCCCGGGCCATCCGCCGATGCGCGGCTTCCTCGGCGTTCCGGTCCGGGTACGCGACCAGGTCTTCGGCAACCTGTACCTGACCGACAAACGCGGTACCGAGGGGTTCGACGCGGACGACGAGGCGGTGCTGCGCACCCTGGCCGCCGCGGCGAGCGTGGCCATCGACAACGCCCGGCTGTACGAGGACGCCCGGCGCCGTCAGCGGTGGCTGGCGGCCGGCGCCGAGCTGACCCGCTCACTGCTCTCCGGCACCGAGGTGCACCAAGGGCTGGGCACACTGACGCAGACGGTGCGCGAGATGGCCGGCGCCGACCTGGCCACCCTGGCCGTTCCCGTCGAGGGCACCGGTGACCTGGTGGTCGAGGCGGCGGCGGGCGAGCAGGCGGAGCGGGTACGCGGACTGGCGCTGCCCGCCGCGACGTTGGCCGCCGAGGTGTACCGCACGGGAGAGCCGGTCAGCAGTGACACGGTGTCGGCCGATCCGCGCTCCCGGGCGGGCGGCAGCGCCTCGCGCATCGAGCTGGGCCCGGCGTTCTTCGTTCCGCTGGGCAGCGGGGACGACATCCGCGGGGTGCTGCACATCGCCAGGGTGGCCAGCGGTCAGCCGTTCGGCGACGCGGTGCTGGAGATGATCACCGGGTTCGCCGGGCAGGCGGCCCTGGCGCTGAAACCGGCCGAACACCGGCGTGCCGCCGAGCGGTTGATGGTCCTCGACGACCGCGACCGGATCGCCCGCGACCTGCACGACCTGGCGATCCAGCGCCTCTTCGCGTCCGGGCTGAGCCTCCAGGCGGTCCACGGCCGGCTCGCCGACCGCCCCGAGGCGGCGGAGCGGGTGCGGCGGGTGGTGGACGACCTCGACGACACCATCAAGGTCATCCGCTCGACCATCTACTCCCTGCACGAACACCGGCACGGTGACGGCACCGGGCCGCGCGCACGGCTGCTCGCCGAGGTGGACGCCGCCGCCGGGACGCTGGGGTTCACCCCGTCGCTGCGGATGACGGGGCTGCTGGACACCCTGGTGCCGGACGCCCTGGCCGGGCATCTGACAGCGGTGGCGCGCGAGGCGCTGGCCAACGCGGCGCGGCATTCCGGCGCCACCACGGTGGAGGTGTCCGCCGCGGTGGCGGACGGGCGGCTGACCTTGGTGGTGTCCGACGACGGCCGCGGCATCGACCCGTCCGCCACCCGCCGCAGCGGTCTGGCCAACCTCCGTTCCCGCGCGGAGGATTGCGGCGGCACCTTCCGGGTCGGCCCCGGACGGTCCCGGGGGACGCGGCTGGAGTGGAGCGTGCCGCTGCCCGCCGACGGCTGAGCTACCGGCGGGGCGTGCCGTCCCAGCGCCAGGTGGTGAGGCGGGGGCGGCCGGGGAGTTCGCCCCGGCCGGTGGCCCACAGCAGGGTGGGCCAGGGGTCGGTGGTGCGGGGCGCGTCCGGGAAGAGGCGGGCGAGCACCCGGGCGCACACACCGGCGGGCGGGTTCCAGCCGAGCCCGAGCCCTTGGGCCAGGTCGTAGGTGTGGACCAGGGTCTCCACGATCCCCATCGCGGCGAAGCCCTCGGGGTCGGAGACGCCGAAGACGTGGTAGGCACGCACCCGCGGCGGCCTCGTCCGCACCATGGCGGCCAGCAGCGCGCCGCTCGCCTCCAGCACCCGCAGCAGTCCGGCGGGGCCGGCCGCCCGGTCCGCGTGCACGGCGTTCGCCGGGCCCCCGGGCCGCCGACTCTCCCAGACGAAGGGCACCTCGCCGTCCAACGGCGGCTCCTGCGGGCCGAGTTGGGCGGCGTAGGCGAAGAGGTCGTCGGCGAGGTGCTCGACCGTCTCCCAGCAGTCCCACTCCAGCGAACCCGCCTCGCGGTCCCACGCCTCCGGCGGCGCCTCACGCAGCGCCGCCACCGCGAGGCGCACGACGAGGTCGAGGTCGTCCGCGGTGACGGGGGCCGGGGCGGCGTCGGGCTCAGCTGATCTGGACATGGCATGACCGTATCGCAGCGGCAAGAGGCTGTTTCCTGCCGTCCCGCCGTCGAGGGCTGCGCCGGGCGGGACGGCGCTCCCGCCCACGCCGGACCGGGAATCACTTGCGTGCATTACCCCCCGGGGGTATAAAAGTGAGCACCGGATACCCCCTGCGGGTATAGTGACCACGAGATGGAGAAGACGATGTCCTGCTGCACGCCCGACGGAAGCTGCCACTCCGCCCCGGCCACCGTCCCGGCCCCCGCCGGAGCGTGGACCGTGAGCTACGCGGTGTCCGGCATGACCTGCGAGCACTGCCGTGCCGCGGTGACCCGGGAGGTCTCGGCGGTGCCGGGGGTCCGTGACGTGGCGGTGGACCTGGTGGCCGGTACGGTCACCGTCACCGCCGCCGACGGGCCCGACGACGCGCGGGTGCGTGCCGCCGTCGAGGAAGCCGGTTACGAGCTGACCGGCCGTGTGTGAGACCGACGGGTCCGACCCAGTCCACAGCCAAGGGAGCAGTCGATGAGTACCGCGGCACCGAGCCTGTCCGAGGTGGAACTCGCCATCGGGGGCATGACCTGCGCGTCGTGCGCGGCCCGGATCGAGAAGAAGCTGAACCGGATGGAGGGCGTGGCGGCGACCGTCAACTACGCCACCGAGAAGGCACGGGTGTCCTTCCCGCCGGAGGTGGCGGTCGACGAGCTGATCGCCACCGTGGAGCGCACCGGCTACACCGCCGCGCTGCCCGCCCCGGCGCCCACCGCGCCCGTTCCCGGGGCGGACGGCGAGCGGCCGGACGAGCCGGGCGCGGGTGAGGAGGAGCGGCGGCTGACTTCACTGCGGCAGCGGCTGGTCACCTCGACGGTGCTGGCGGTACCGGTGATCGTGCTGGCCATGGTCCCGGCGTTGCAGTTCACCTACTGGCAGTGGCTGTCGCTGACGCTGGCGGCCCCCGTGGTCGGCTACGGGGCGTGGCCGTTCCACCGCGCGGCGGCGAAGAACGTCCGGCACGGCGCGGCGACCATGGACACGCTGGTGTCGGTGGGGACGCTGGCGGCGTTCGCCTGGTCGCTGTACGCGTTGTTCTTCGGGACGGCGGGGATGCCGGGGATGCGGCACCCGTTCGAGCTGACCATCTCCCGCACCGACGGCGCCGGCAGCATCTACCTGGAGGTCGCCGCCGGGGTGACGGTGTTCATCCTGGCCGGGCGGTACTTCGAGGCCCGTTCCAAGCGCCGGGCCTCGGCGGCGCTGCGCGCGCTGCTGCATCTGGGCGCCAAGGACGTCACCGTGCTGCGCGACGGCCGCGAACTGCGCCTGCCGGTGGAGCAGTTGGCGGTCGGGGACGTCTTCGTGGTGCGGCCGGGTGAGAAGATCGCCACCGACGGGACGGTCGAGGAAGGCTCCTCCAGCGTGGACGCCTCGATGCTCACCGGTGAGTCCGTCCCCGTCGAGGCCGGGCCGGGCGACGCGGTCACCGGGGCCACCGTCAACCTGCACGGCAGGCTGCTGGTGCGGGCGACCCGGGTCGGCGCCGACACCCAGCTGGCCCGGATGGCCCGGCTGGTCGAGGACGCCCAGAGCGGCAAGGCCGCCGCGCAGCGCCTGGCCGACCGCATCTCCGCGGTCTTCGTCCCGGTCGTCATCGCGCTGTCGCTGGGCACCCTCGTCTTCTGGCTGGTCTCGGGGGCCGACACCACGGCCGCGTTCACCGCGGCGGTCGCCGTGCTGATCATCGCCTGCCCGTGCGCCCTGGGCCTGGCCACCCCCACCGCGCTGCTCGTCGGCACCGGACGCGGCGCGCAGCTCGGCATCCTCATCAAGGGCCCCGAGGTGCTGGAGACCACCCGCCGCGTCGACACCGTCGTGCTGGACAAGACCGGCACCGTCACCACCGGGCGGATGGCGCTGCTGGCCGTCCACACCACCGACGACACCACCGAGGCCGAGGTCCTGCGGCTGGCCGGGGCCCTGGAGAACGCCTCGGAACACCCCATCGCCCAGGCCGTCGCCCAGGGCGCCGCCGACCGCGTCGGCACCCTGCCGGCCCCGCAGGACTTCACCAACGTCCCCGGCCTCGGCGTCCAGGGCGTCGTCGACGGCCACGCCGTCCTCGTCGGCCGCGAACGCCTCCTGCTCGACTGGTCGCTGCCGCTCCCCGGCCACCTCAAGCGGGCCAGGGCCGACGCCGAGGCGGCCGGACGCACCGCCGTCACCGTCGCCTGGGACGGCAAGGCCCGCGCCGTCCTGGAGGTCGCCGACGCGATCAAGCCCACCAGCGCCGAGGCCGTCACCCGGCTGCGGGCGCTGGGGCTGACCCCGATCCTGCTCACCGGTGACAACCGCACGGTCGCCGAAGCCGTCGCCCGCCAGGCCGGCATCGCGCCCGAACACGTCATCGCCGAGGTCCTCCCCGAGGACAAGGTGGCCGTCGTGCGCCGCCTGCAGGGCGAGGGGCGCAGCGTGGCCATGGTCGGCGACGGGGTCAACGACGCCGCCGCGCTGGCCCAGGCCGATCTGGGGCTGGCCATGGGCACCGGCACCGACGCCGCCATCGAGGCCGGCGACCTCACCCTCGTCCGCGGTGACCTGCGAGTGGCGGCCGACGCCATCCGCCTCGCCCGCCGCACGCTCGGCACCATCCGGACCAACCTCTTCTGGGCCTTCGGCTACAACGTCGCCGCGCTCCCGCTGGCCGCCGCCGGACTCCTCAACCCGATGATCGCCGGTGCCGCGATGGCCCTGTCCTCCCTGTTCGTCGTCGGCAACAGCCTGCGCCTGCGCCGCTTCCGGCCCACCACCGACGCCTGACCACGGAACGGCGAGGGGCCACCCCGGATGCCGTCCGGGGTGGCCCCTCGCCGTGTCCGGGCCGTCTCACCGCCCCAGGGCGACCTCGACGATCCTGACGATCACCAGGACCATCGCTATGAGCAGGTAGGTCCGCAGGGCACCCATGCCGATCTTGCGGGCGGTGGACATGACCGGCTTGGGCAGCGTCTCCAGCGGCGGCATCCGCCAGCCTTCCCGG belongs to Streptantibioticus cattleyicolor NRRL 8057 = DSM 46488 and includes:
- a CDS encoding response regulator; protein product: MTDATASGERGPVRVFLLDDHEVVRRGVRDLLECEPGLAVVGEAGTAEQALARVPALRPDVAVLDVRLPDGDGVTVCRELRSRVPGLACLILTSFDDEEALLDAVMAGAGGYVLKQISGTDLVRAVRTVASGRSTLDPDATTRLMARLRGDNTPRQPDALADLTAREREILLLIGEGLTNRDIGRRLYLAEKTVKNHISRLLAKLGVERRVQAAVIATRTHPAPPPTRP
- a CDS encoding maleylpyruvate isomerase N-terminal domain-containing protein, encoding MSRSAEPDAAPAPVTADDLDLVVRLAVAALREAPPEAWDREAGSLEWDCWETVEHLADDLFAYAAQLGPQEPPLDGEVPFVWESRRPGGPANAVHADRAAGPAGLLRVLEASGALLAAMVRTRPPRVRAYHVFGVSDPEGFAAMGIVETLVHTYDLAQGLGLGWNPPAGVCARVLARLFPDAPRTTDPWPTLLWATGRGELPGRPRLTTWRWDGTPRR
- a CDS encoding right-handed parallel beta-helix repeat-containing protein codes for the protein MPRSGLRALVAVLGVLALVAGCGSGDGGSGKGRRPAGADVTIRVPADAPTISAAVSLAHPGDLVLVAPGVYHESVRIGTADVTLRGESRDKVVIDGRLRQPNGVVVAAPRVAVENLTVENNTQNGVLVTGSAAAVAGSPGRTGGYDTGDEPVTFLKSFLVSYVTATRNGLYGIYAFSAQNGVIEHSYASGGADSGIYVGQCRPCRIVVRDNVAELNAVGYEGTNAGGEMYVVGNRLVGNRVGLTTDSDHQEKLGPQRGAVVAGNLIAANQQAATPEQADGGWGIGVGIDGGSDNEFTRNRITGNVTAGLVLTATADMPPDTNRITENTFASNGVDVGWTFPTATRGRGNCLRGNELRTTAPERLADVASCPASSASPSPSGTWAKPAAPGGIPFTDVAAPGAQPQFPHATTAGATTVPAVPALPDTTGVTVPPVSLLADGARVPVR
- a CDS encoding sensor histidine kinase, producing MAGDDTLGAERRRPAAPQLRLDVLLDALQQHVERVRGTRDQVQALLDSVLAIGSDLDLETVLRQIVQSAVDLVDARYGALGVLGEEGRIRRFITVGMDEGTIAAIGPYPRGEGILGLLIRDPRPLRLPDLTRHPDSVGFPPGHPPMRGFLGVPVRVRDQVFGNLYLTDKRGTEGFDADDEAVLRTLAAAASVAIDNARLYEDARRRQRWLAAGAELTRSLLSGTEVHQGLGTLTQTVREMAGADLATLAVPVEGTGDLVVEAAAGEQAERVRGLALPAATLAAEVYRTGEPVSSDTVSADPRSRAGGSASRIELGPAFFVPLGSGDDIRGVLHIARVASGQPFGDAVLEMITGFAGQAALALKPAEHRRAAERLMVLDDRDRIARDLHDLAIQRLFASGLSLQAVHGRLADRPEAAERVRRVVDDLDDTIKVIRSTIYSLHEHRHGDGTGPRARLLAEVDAAAGTLGFTPSLRMTGLLDTLVPDALAGHLTAVAREALANAARHSGATTVEVSAAVADGRLTLVVSDDGRGIDPSATRRSGLANLRSRAEDCGGTFRVGPGRSRGTRLEWSVPLPADG
- a CDS encoding tRNA-dependent cyclodipeptide synthase is translated as MFGGRARGEVGPGVLHRTSFSVEPLTETCRVVVHNRDHVVLGVSPGNSYFRTSLLTELLVWLTEGFRRIDVVIPDTALTHTYEALGYTPQRASVKVRGETNVLRNRVLRAWHDAGGRRPADGHHMMSDLAGHPVYQRVLAQCEAALRVDAGLRRTCRAMSREALLARRPDQEPGPAQIDQGVRYLVEELPFFVASADIFEVGSSLCFYHRRIPLADVVFSGRCALAASPRQGYAVIRPVPEQLPAEP
- a CDS encoding CocE/NonD family hydrolase is translated as MITCRAGRRPSYAAGHDPNPTPREPAPPYGGRRRAGPGRGDRHRHRTRRAGRRSRLPYGRHHGEGRNRPQGRRVHPRPGTPGADARGRYPAVVQPAAWGQPDLEYVMEGRRLAAEGYVAVTYTVRGFWLSGGEVDVAGAKDVADISTVTDWTLAHTPADPGRLGMMGLSLGAGLTLMGAAFEPRLKAVAAMSGWGDLTDSLDGADTRHLQAAAGLTAIRLPAGRPGPPLRNAVSDLFADRDIPGLRAWARTRSPSTYADRINAHGTAVLLQNAWGDSIFNSSQITAFYQRLTVPKRLVMRPGDHATQEAGSLFGLPGPAWSTALGWFDHHLKGAPDDTGLPVRLTVLRSGRQEQYAHWRDISTRTRRLPLAEPRTVTGGLDSGADAGTIEVSGLLDQVTGVPPLAEIPLLPATAAAVWQSPVYATTQHIRGIPRLHTTVTSSAPDGTAIAYLYDVNPLGLGALVTHAPRTWSHRPPGHPFPLDLALYATAYDLPAGHRLAVVIDTQDPLYASASPLGSTVTFTSRPGSPSELDVPLR
- a CDS encoding heavy-metal-associated domain-containing protein; amino-acid sequence: MSCCTPDGSCHSAPATVPAPAGAWTVSYAVSGMTCEHCRAAVTREVSAVPGVRDVAVDLVAGTVTVTAADGPDDARVRAAVEEAGYELTGRV
- a CDS encoding heavy metal translocating P-type ATPase → MSTAAPSLSEVELAIGGMTCASCAARIEKKLNRMEGVAATVNYATEKARVSFPPEVAVDELIATVERTGYTAALPAPAPTAPVPGADGERPDEPGAGEEERRLTSLRQRLVTSTVLAVPVIVLAMVPALQFTYWQWLSLTLAAPVVGYGAWPFHRAAAKNVRHGAATMDTLVSVGTLAAFAWSLYALFFGTAGMPGMRHPFELTISRTDGAGSIYLEVAAGVTVFILAGRYFEARSKRRASAALRALLHLGAKDVTVLRDGRELRLPVEQLAVGDVFVVRPGEKIATDGTVEEGSSSVDASMLTGESVPVEAGPGDAVTGATVNLHGRLLVRATRVGADTQLARMARLVEDAQSGKAAAQRLADRISAVFVPVVIALSLGTLVFWLVSGADTTAAFTAAVAVLIIACPCALGLATPTALLVGTGRGAQLGILIKGPEVLETTRRVDTVVLDKTGTVTTGRMALLAVHTTDDTTEAEVLRLAGALENASEHPIAQAVAQGAADRVGTLPAPQDFTNVPGLGVQGVVDGHAVLVGRERLLLDWSLPLPGHLKRARADAEAAGRTAVTVAWDGKARAVLEVADAIKPTSAEAVTRLRALGLTPILLTGDNRTVAEAVARQAGIAPEHVIAEVLPEDKVAVVRRLQGEGRSVAMVGDGVNDAAALAQADLGLAMGTGTDAAIEAGDLTLVRGDLRVAADAIRLARRTLGTIRTNLFWAFGYNVAALPLAAAGLLNPMIAGAAMALSSLFVVGNSLRLRRFRPTTDA